Within Musa acuminata AAA Group cultivar baxijiao unplaced genomic scaffold, Cavendish_Baxijiao_AAA HiC_scaffold_992, whole genome shotgun sequence, the genomic segment cctactctggaaacggaaatacccacattaatagcaggtcggattccagcattgaatagatcggcagataagaatatttgtccatctgtaatggaaattacattagtaggaatataagctgaaacgtctccagattgagtctcaactatcggtaaagcggtcatacttccttcacctaaactagaatttgatttagcggctctttccaaaagtcgtgaatgcaaataaaaaacatctcctggataagcttcacgaccgggaggtcttcttaatagaagagacatttggcgataagcttgtgcctgtttggagagatcatcataaattattaaagtatgttgtccacgatacataaaaaactcagccagagccgctcccgtataaggagcgaggtattgtaatgtagcaggtgaatccgccgtttcggctaccacaatagtatattccatcgcccccttttcccggaaagtagtcactacctgagccacagaagatgctttttgaccaatagctacataaacacatattacattttgacctttttgattgagaatcgtatctgtggctacggctgttttgccggtctgtctgtccccaataattaattctcgctgaccgcgtcctatagggatcatcgaatcaatggcaataagccccgtttgaagaggctcatatacagaacgtctagaaataatacctggggcaggagattcaattaaccgagattcagaagctgaaatttcacctctcccatcaataggtttagccagagcatttataacacgacccaaataaccctcactcacaggtatctgagcaattcgtcctgttgcttttacggaacttccctcttgtatcatcaaaccatcacccattaatacaacgccaacattatttgattccaaattcagagcaatgcctattgtaccctcttgaaactctactaattcacctgccattacttcatcaagaccatgaacacgagcaattccgtcgcctacttgaagtacggtaccggtattcacaatctttatttctctactatattgttcaatacgctcacgaataatattactaatttcgtcggctcgaagggttaccattagtgtttctttattctttttaggaaggaaaagataaaaataatgcctaaactataactaaaaaaagaagggctaatcagttatttcttgcatggccccgagaatgccaatattagcacggatcgtacggaaatgtaactcgctattcaagcaactattcagagttcctagagctccttgtaaggcttgttggaaaactcgttgtcggacctgattaatcgctctttgttgttcaaactgaagggtttcatttttgtaattttctaattgttccaaactattactagtggcattaatcaaattttgtttttctcgttctatttcagagtatccattcattcgatactcatctgcttccatttccactttacgtaagcgagcccgggctctttcgagctgctcaatggcccctttacgtaattcttccgaatttcgaatagtattcaaaatcctctgttttcgattatctaataaatcatttaatgaaagtagattatcttatcattaatttcaaaacttccatgatctcttcccgaaccaaacatgaatctttcgattcatttggctctcacgctcaattatttattttatttatggtgtgggtattcccatatcttttttaatgttttatttatggtgtgggtattcccatatcttttttaatgtaatgagcctaccctctcttttctgtttgtattcaaagatgtcaaaactgatacaagaccagaatatcaggaggactcttccgactagaccagacaaaaatctagaattgtcagcaaagttgtttctttatttgtattttatttatatttgttttgtattttatttatcattttcatttttagaattctatttcatttttcattttaaaaaaatgaaaataataattattatattttttatttgtttcttcaagtccaaaaattcctctttttttatacataggtcgtcatttcggcattagataaaaaaagcaaagtgctcatttttctagtaaatggttcaaattcttttatcgatatgagtgttctatatcaaatcaaataaattaccaactattttttttttaaccatttcgttactaacgtagtggtagaagtggtagaaagagtaccatgttttacctggactttaaacaatttagctttaaccatgttaatggtctcacattattggttgatagagaatcaaagtggatttaccaataagtcacgaaatgctatggttcttacatatgatttcttaatttattcagaagtaattcgtcgagatcgtgcacctttttcctatttctcctataaataccataaataaagtgcagctggatggatccaacctattcttgaaatacacaactcgcacacactccctttccaaaataaatcaatacaccaagcactacacttagatttattggatttgttgctaaaatatcggtattaaacccgaaactcccggcggatggccagtgacccaaggaaacgaaagaatcgattacatttttcatatgctcccctctcttatggataggactaacaaagaacagagttctttttgtatcacttcactcgcctttttttgatcgatttctttttattaatttcatttccactttatttaatggcaatagattaaatcatttgtttgaaatttattattttttaagttttcaagaagtttccaataagatactttacttaggtcttagatctcatatcaattgataactatttcgtttgttgaaacgcttcgaacaatgaaagtaaaaaagttttctattgtactaagctaaggacagaaaggaagaaagcaagcgaatctggtaattcctcatcctcaaatcagcccttcctggcgtattgtctcaacaaataagtaatttataagtaaagtgtaaatataattcgaagaagcaaagggcaattccaagttaaagttaataaaataagaaaaaagtatgtaaggtacttttttctatttatttctaggattaaacaaaaggattcgcaaataaaagcgctaacgccacgaccagtccgtaaattgttaaagcttccataaaagctagactaagcaataaagtacctcgtattttaccctctgcttctggttgtctcgcaataccttctacagcttggcctgcagcagtaccttgaccaactccaggtccaatagaagcaagccccacggccaatccagcagcaataacggaagcggcagaaatcagtggattcatggtaagttcctcgcacaaaaaaaaagaaatggttaatgatacaatcaaccaatgaattattactcattttatcattaagatccagcggtccgaagtaactaaaaactccgaattgaaatgataatattactaaattactgaactgaatcgtcacaactatctcgtttttacccataatggagtttttgtaaatccatatgcatacagttctaactattgtatttctttgtttcgaaccactctttcatttaattcttcgttctttactacaccattcttgagttcatctctttgttcattcaatccacaatcacagacaaaatagaaggactgatattgaaatccgtctaaatggagtgtgactaaatgcagtgtgagctgcaatcaatatcaatcaaattaataccaatacaaatcaatatcaatatatcaatatgtagtaatataaaagtatgtagtagtaccaatatcaatatatagtaataattaatactaataattatcgataatataattataaatgattatattaactaatacttaattgatacttagatattttacatatgaatattaatacttatattaatattaactattaaactaattattaatgttaactaatacttattttattacttatatttatttacttatatttatttatttatttattattatttattattatatttattatattattattatattaatattattattatattatattatcattataggattatattatgtataggattatattttatattatgtataggattatattatgattacagagtagaagttatgattataaaaatagtaatagtatgtaattaagtaatagcatgtaattaagtaatagcatgtaattatgtaatatagtgatgttatataggatgatagggatagccttatataactaatgaatatctaatgtcattctaatatgacatatatatttgtttcttccataacgtaaaccacccgcattttttttagattaaatcggattctagaatcattcctagaaacatagacggggtccgagcttatagacattacatacatctagtataacctccccaacccttctttttttttttacaattctgtaataccgtccatcttttctcctaaaactctaagtcatatagtaatacgttattatgttccccaaccaattggattatcttgaaccacgcatgaattgggataaacttacttaataataataataaaaaataataataaaaagactatTTTGAAAGCTAGTCAATGATGACCCTCCATGGATTCACCTATATAAGCCGCAGCTAACGTTGCAAAAATAAGAGCTTGAATACCACTTGTAAATAATCCAAGAAACATGACAGGTATAGGAACTACTGAAGGGACTAAAGAAACAAGAACGACAACTACTAATTCATCAGCCAATATATTCCCGAAAAGTCGAAAACTAAGAGATAAGGGTTTTGTGAAATCTTCTAGGATGTTAATTGGTAAAAGTATTGGAGTTGGTTGAATGTATTTCCCAAAATAACCCAATCCTTTTTTGCTAAGACCCGCATAAAAATATGCGACTGACGTGAGTAAAGCTAAAGCAACAGTAGTATTTATATCATTCGTGGGCGCAGCTAACTCCCCATGAGGTAACTGTATAATTTTCCAAGGTAAAAGAGCACCTGACCagttagaaacaaaaataaataggaaCATAGTTCCAATAAAGGGAACCCAAGGACCATATTCTTCTCCAATCTGGGTTTTGCTCAAGTCTCGAATAAATTCAAGGACATATTCGAAGAAATTCTGACCGCCGGTCGGAATGGTTTGTGGATTCCGAACAGCTAGGATCACCGAACCTAATAAGATAGCAATTACTACCCAAGAAGTGATAAGTACTTGGGCATGGACTTGTAAACCTCCTATTTGCCAATAGAAATGTTGGCCTACTTCTACACCCGATAATCGTATAACCCCTTGAGTGTTTTAATGGAACATGGTATAACATTCATATGGTCCTCTAACAAAAATtgaacttcaaaaaataaattattttgattcaaccatctctttctcaactcaccaacttgaatcactaattgtattcatcaatcgtatatttaggatatcaagaaattacataggataccaagaaatcacataacatcataacatattatcaatatgcccacatttccattttgttttttcttttttttaattcaagaatagtaaccgatccaataaatctataaaatccccaaataattaactaattattCTTAATCATAATCAACGATTTCTTATATAGCTACAACGGCCCTCACAAATTGCGGATACTAATTTGTTAAGAACCAATCGGATTGAAGCTATAGCGTCATCATTGGCTGGGATCGAAATATCTGCGAGATCGGGGTCACAATTTGTATCGATTAAACAAATCGTCGGAATCCCTAAAATTACACATTCTCGAAGAGCCATATATTCTTCTTGCTGATCAACGATGATCACAATATCAGGCAATCCCGTCATATATTTGATACCGCCGAGATATGTTTGCAAGGCAGATAATTTTCTCTTCAACATTGCGGCATCTCTTTTGGGAAGACGGTTGAGTTTCCCCATCTTTTGTTCTGCTCTTAAATCCCTGAACTTTTGAAGTCTCGTTTCCGTAGTAGACCAATTCGTTAACATACCACCGAGCcattttttattaacataatgacaccgggcccttattgcagctgatgctactgaatccgctgctttatttttggtaccaacaattaagaagttttttcccctacttgctgcatcaaaaactaaatcacaggcttctgataaaaaacgagccgttctagtgagatttgtaatatgaatacctttacgctttgcagagatgtaaggggccattctaggattccatttcttagtaccatgaccaaaatgaactccggcctccatcatctcttccaaattgatgttccaatatcttcttgtcatttttccccacacttcctttttgttttttcttttttatttttttaacaaagagacgaggtactttgaaataaataattgttccGATGGAACCTTCTACCGGGAATTAACCGTTGATACACGGTACAAACCATTAATgtcttttaattacttattttttttttaccaaatcaatactcggaccagatagttaagttaaaagacagatagttaaaagtgaaaagatagttaaagtaaaagaatctgctcttaggaatcatgaaatcgcgtaaacgattgttctgatgtctcatggaaatgggacgtaagaacaaaataattctctatggtgtaacaaaatatctctcatttccaaatcgaatagattctttcttttgatttccaaataaatgttcttgtcttgccttgaacggtgcactaattttttgaatccggtaccaacgggtataatcccacccagaacaacgttctctttcaggcctttcaaccaatcaatacgacctcgtagagcagcttttgctaaaactcgagcggtttcttgaaaacttgcttcggatatgaaactttgagtattcaaagatgccctcgttattcccaataggattgcccgataagagatcgcttcgtccaaagcgcgccccgctcgttccgctcgcaacaatccgattaattccccaggtgaaaaaacattagacattccatcttctgaaaccaacacttttgatgttacttgacgtacaataatctctatatgtctattatggatctgtaccccctgggatcgataaaccttttggattttattaaccaaagagatacgactttgaactatggttagctccgcttgaatcaagaatccccaggggattccaagaatttttggtataccttcgttccaaccttcaactctcctttcgaggttcatcgatattgaatcaatagaacgtacttctaagatttgttccacttttggaagaccttgcgttatgtcaccagatctcgatttttcatatataaatgtaactaatgtatctccttcgtaaaagatttctccataatggccatgaacagtagctcctggagtggccaaatagggcttagccgatcttataactaaggagtcaacatgaacaattatgatctgaccagatttttctacgtgtggttcgtatttgaatagacatacattttcacaaaaaaattgtccaagacgaatttttttagatgtctcttcccaataatcgtgatggagaaagtgccaattcaaatggaatggattcaaaatgatgttactgcatggatcggggttataaatcctcctattttcatctattaaacagtatttaagtacttgaagtacttggaaagtctgttgaaaattgtcaagtagcaaatatttctttaacaagatctgattataagttattaaatggtaagatgaatagaaatttgctattttaggtacaatagtgcctaagggacccagcaaatccttaattgggattatgggatccgattcttttgtcatattgttatattttgaaccattgaatgggccaattcgaaaacaattggatgatgacaaaattatcaaagattggcattccttatttcgatttaacaatgtaccaatagtaccttgatgttgggtaagtgattgaatcctggccttgtaaaaaaaaggattgatatttgtgcgatctaatccattatcggaaatcaatccggaacttgccctatcatatctttttccggtatacgaaatagtggacttgactaactcaattcttatgaaatctcgaatcagatcatttgttcttacctcaacaaaggaagcgtgaacct encodes:
- the LOC135665375 gene encoding ATP synthase subunit alpha, chloroplastic, producing the protein MVTLRADEISNIIRERIEQYSREIKIVNTGTVLQVGDGIARVHGLDEVMAGELVEFQEGTIGIALNLESNNVGVVLMGDGLMIQEGSSVKATGRIAQIPVSEGYLGRVINALAKPIDGRGEISASESRLIESPAPGIISRRSVYEPLQTGLIAIDSMIPIGRGQRELIIGDRQTGKTAVATDTILNQKGQNVICVYVAIGQKASSVAQVVTTFREKGAMEYTIVVAETADSPATLQYLAPYTGAALAEFFMYRGQHTLIIYDDLSKQAQAYRQMSLLLRRPPGREAYPGDVFYLHSRLLERAAKSNSSLGEGSMTALPIVETQSGDVSAYIPTNVISITDGQIFLSADLFNAGIRPAINVGISVSRVGSAAQIKAMKQVAGKSKLELAQFTELEAFAQFASDLDKATQNQLARGQRLRELLKQSQSDPLAVEEQIATIYTGANGYLDPLEIGQVKKFLSQLRSYLKNNKPKFQEIISSTKTFTEEVEFLLKEAIQEQIELFLLQEQT